From Hallerella porci:
CAACCCATGATAACGCTGAAAAGCATTACAACCAAAGTAGAACCTTTCAGTTCGTCCCATGTGGGCCAAGAAACCTTTTTCATCTCTTGGATGACTTCTTTGATGTATTGCTGGATCTTTTGCATATCATGACTCCGAAAGAAAGGAAGCAGGTCGGGAGGGACTCGAA
This genomic window contains:
- the secE gene encoding preprotein translocase subunit SecE, which gives rise to MQKIQQYIKEVIQEMKKVSWPTWDELKGSTLVVMLFSVIMGCYIAAIDLGLSFVVDKLLGRG